In Lacibacter sp. H375, one DNA window encodes the following:
- a CDS encoding response regulator transcription factor, with protein sequence MKLTIGLVDDHQLFLKSLRLMLESFKVYDVVIEALNGEDLKTKMKTSGTIPDLMLIDVNMPVMDGIATSKWLSEQYPAMKLIALSMNDTDTAIIDMIKAGCCAYLLKDTHPNELEKALQEVAAKGYYNADASNINFRRLLLKSNEPPTIVLTEKEKQFLSYACSELTYKQVAAEMNLSERTIDGYREALFQKFHVQSRVGLCLEALRKGFAKL encoded by the coding sequence ATGAAACTTACGATTGGATTAGTGGATGATCATCAATTATTTTTAAAATCACTCCGGCTGATGCTGGAAAGTTTTAAAGTGTATGATGTGGTTATTGAGGCGCTCAATGGAGAGGATTTAAAAACTAAAATGAAAACCAGTGGTACAATCCCTGATTTAATGCTGATTGATGTAAACATGCCGGTAATGGATGGTATTGCCACCAGCAAATGGCTGAGCGAGCAATATCCGGCTATGAAGCTGATTGCACTTTCTATGAACGATACTGATACAGCCATCATTGATATGATAAAAGCCGGTTGCTGTGCTTACCTGCTAAAAGATACGCACCCAAATGAACTAGAAAAAGCATTGCAGGAAGTAGCAGCAAAAGGTTATTACAATGCAGATGCAAGCAATATCAATTTCCGCAGACTTTTATTAAAGTCAAATGAGCCTCCAACCATTGTGTTAACCGAAAAAGAAAAACAGTTTTTAAGTTATGCCTGCAGCGAACTCACGTACAAACAGGTAGCGGCTGAAATGAATTTAAGCGAACGTACCATTGATGGTTACCGTGAAGCATTGTTTCAGAAGTTTCATGTGCAAAGCAGGGTTGGGCTTTGCCTGGAAGCTTTACGGAAAGGATTTGCAAAACTATAG
- a CDS encoding sensor histidine kinase has translation MKTIDPTYAATLPLLKRQSIQRKLPFLIFILLLVMMLAFGWLSYLGISKTATSAAKERLLILSQQLAGMYAQSATPVINATRTAAASPAVKSFLLTGGRDSAVAVDLLLRKLKPDTTWINVELLDAQRQQVVAVDPGNVHDSLKLSSIIPGYPTAGDTGLVSRLYIKGEAFYYALCGAVVHEGKIIGYLLRWRKMYNSKANIERVTQLLGNEVALYVGNADGSLWSDLRTVVKGLPATIETDSALITYARTGEDFMGAQSLVRNTKWKVMVAMPQRKVLQPAKEFLRIAISSAVLLLLIGIVLTWLLSRTITRPLEKLAVAARRIAKGDFSQTVELKRADELGVLSHAFNVMSKEVNDTQKNLEANVAKRTEQLEKANKELEAFSYSVSHDLRAPLRAVSGYASMLKEGHAASLNEDGKRIADTIIANARMMGQLIDDLIGFSRINRKETDIQDVNMQEMVEQVIAEVKTQHTEKNYHFVVHDLPACKTDPQLIKQVWINLVDNAMKYSSLEQEPFIEIGATQLNGKTEYYIKDNGVGFDMQYSDKLFGVFQRLHGNDEFEGTGIGLALVKRIVERQNGSIRAEGSVGNGAVFAFSLS, from the coding sequence ATGAAAACCATCGATCCTACATATGCTGCAACACTTCCATTGCTGAAACGGCAATCTATTCAACGGAAATTGCCTTTCCTCATTTTTATTTTATTACTTGTTATGATGCTGGCCTTTGGCTGGCTATCGTATCTCGGTATCAGCAAAACAGCAACAAGCGCTGCAAAAGAACGTTTACTTATTCTTTCGCAACAACTTGCAGGCATGTATGCACAATCGGCCACACCTGTTATTAATGCAACAAGAACAGCGGCTGCAAGCCCTGCTGTAAAATCGTTTCTTCTTACCGGTGGCAGAGATTCTGCTGTTGCAGTGGATCTGTTGTTACGTAAATTAAAACCTGATACCACATGGATTAATGTTGAGTTGCTTGATGCACAGCGGCAACAGGTAGTGGCAGTAGATCCGGGCAACGTGCACGACTCGTTGAAATTATCTTCCATCATTCCCGGTTATCCCACTGCAGGCGATACCGGCCTTGTAAGCAGGTTATACATAAAAGGCGAAGCGTTTTATTATGCGTTGTGTGGGGCTGTTGTGCATGAAGGTAAAATCATAGGTTATCTTTTACGCTGGCGAAAAATGTATAACTCAAAAGCAAATATTGAACGAGTAACGCAATTACTGGGGAATGAAGTGGCTTTATATGTTGGTAATGCCGATGGTAGTTTGTGGAGTGATTTGCGTACTGTGGTAAAAGGATTGCCGGCAACAATTGAAACAGACAGTGCTCTTATTACTTATGCCAGAACGGGTGAAGATTTTATGGGAGCACAATCGCTGGTGCGCAATACAAAATGGAAAGTGATGGTTGCTATGCCTCAACGAAAAGTGTTGCAGCCGGCGAAAGAGTTTTTACGCATCGCCATCAGTAGTGCTGTGCTGTTGTTGCTAATTGGCATTGTACTAACGTGGTTGCTTAGCCGCACTATTACAAGGCCACTTGAAAAGCTGGCGGTTGCTGCACGCCGTATTGCCAAAGGCGATTTTTCACAAACAGTTGAATTAAAACGTGCAGACGAATTAGGTGTACTGTCGCATGCGTTCAACGTCATGTCAAAGGAAGTGAACGACACACAGAAAAACCTGGAAGCGAACGTGGCTAAACGTACAGAACAACTGGAAAAGGCGAACAAAGAACTGGAAGCTTTTTCTTATTCTGTATCACACGATTTACGTGCGCCATTGCGTGCTGTAAGTGGTTATGCATCGATGCTGAAAGAAGGGCATGCTGCTTCGCTTAACGAAGATGGTAAACGTATTGCTGATACCATTATAGCAAATGCCCGGATGATGGGCCAGCTGATCGATGATCTGATCGGTTTTTCACGCATCAACCGGAAAGAAACAGATATACAGGACGTAAATATGCAGGAGATGGTAGAACAGGTGATAGCTGAAGTGAAAACACAACATACTGAAAAGAATTATCATTTTGTAGTGCATGATTTGCCGGCGTGCAAAACGGATCCGCAATTGATAAAGCAGGTTTGGATAAACCTGGTTGATAATGCAATGAAATATTCTTCTCTTGAACAGGAACCTTTCATCGAAATAGGTGCAACTCAATTGAATGGGAAAACAGAATACTATATAAAAGATAATGGTGTGGGATTTGATATGCAATACAGCGATAAACTGTTCGGTGTTTTTCAGCGTCTTCACGGTAACGATGAGTTTGAAGGAACAGGAATTGGTCTTGCGTTGGTAAAACGGATCGTTGAACGACAAAATGGTTCCATACGTGCCGAGGGAAGTGTTGGCAACGGAGCAGTTTTTGCTTTCAGCCTTTCGTGA
- a CDS encoding restriction endonuclease subunit S: MSDLKEFFITDFADILNAQRIPLSSMERSKRKGIYPYYGASGIIDSVDGYLFEGEHLLVSEDGENLKSRQTPIAFLANGKFWVNNHAHILKGKKEFHNRLLCYYLESLDLHPFLTGAVQPKLNKASLTSIPIFLPENEDEQRNIVCILSSLDDKIDLLQRQNATLEAMAETLFRQWFVEEAKEESSTQLLLGDLIESVSITHKLKSNEIIFLNTSDIYLGEVLVHEYSTVKNLPGQAKKSIQKDDILFSEIRPANGRWAYIDFDADDYVVSTKLMVLRSKKRISQAFVYFYLINKQTVEWLQMLAESRSGTFPQITFEQLRDLKINVPSTEKLTEVSVFCEEAIQKIKSNNKQIRTLTTLRDVLLPKLMSGEVRVVV; encoded by the coding sequence ATGAGTGATCTGAAAGAATTTTTTATAACAGATTTTGCAGACATATTAAATGCGCAAAGAATTCCTTTAAGCTCAATGGAACGATCTAAGAGAAAAGGAATTTATCCATATTATGGTGCTTCTGGTATTATTGACAGCGTGGATGGTTATCTTTTTGAAGGTGAACATTTACTTGTGTCGGAAGATGGAGAAAATTTGAAGTCAAGACAAACTCCAATTGCCTTTTTAGCGAACGGGAAATTTTGGGTGAATAATCACGCACACATACTAAAAGGGAAAAAAGAATTTCATAACAGGCTACTATGTTATTATTTGGAGAGTCTTGATTTGCATCCATTTTTGACGGGTGCAGTTCAACCAAAACTAAACAAAGCCTCATTAACATCGATTCCTATTTTTTTACCTGAAAACGAAGATGAACAAAGAAACATCGTCTGCATCCTCAGCAGTTTAGATGATAAGATTGATTTGCTGCAACGCCAGAACGCCACACTGGAAGCCATGGCCGAAACATTGTTCAGGCAGTGGTTTGTGGAAGAGGCGAAGGAGGAATCAAGCACTCAATTACTTTTAGGCGATTTAATTGAAAGTGTTTCCATCACACATAAATTAAAATCAAACGAAATTATTTTTTTAAATACATCTGACATCTATTTAGGTGAAGTCTTAGTACACGAGTACTCCACTGTAAAGAATTTACCTGGGCAAGCTAAAAAGTCAATTCAAAAAGACGATATTTTGTTCAGTGAAATAAGACCGGCAAATGGAAGGTGGGCTTATATTGATTTTGATGCCGATGACTATGTTGTTTCAACAAAACTTATGGTATTGCGATCTAAAAAAAGAATAAGTCAGGCCTTTGTTTATTTCTACTTAATAAACAAGCAAACAGTCGAGTGGTTACAAATGTTGGCAGAATCAAGATCTGGAACATTTCCTCAAATCACTTTTGAACAACTCAGAGATTTAAAGATCAATGTTCCTTCAACGGAAAAACTTACAGAAGTTTCAGTGTTTTGTGAAGAGGCCATTCAAAAAATAAAAAGCAATAACAAACAAATCCGCACCCTCACCACCCTTCGTGATGTGTTGTTACCGAAGCTGATGAGTGGGGAGGTAAGGGTGGTTGTCTGA
- a CDS encoding metal-dependent transcriptional regulator, with translation MNFSTAEENYIKAIWRLQQSDANVTTNELAAELQTKPASVTDMLKRLSEKKLLHYAPYYGVTLTADGKKLALNIIRKHRLWEFFLVEKLQFNWDAVHDIAEELEHVSSPELIERLDAFLGFPKADPHGDPIPDSKGRMASINNMNLQQLPESQPAIVTGVGDQSSSLLELLRQKNIGIGTKLEIKQRHAFDGSVEIKLRNQPLINLSEQLAKNIFVKTI, from the coding sequence ATGAACTTTTCGACAGCCGAGGAGAATTACATTAAAGCCATCTGGCGCCTGCAACAATCCGATGCCAATGTAACCACTAATGAACTGGCGGCAGAATTGCAAACAAAACCGGCTTCTGTAACCGATATGCTGAAACGCCTGAGTGAAAAGAAACTTCTTCACTACGCACCTTATTATGGTGTTACCCTTACAGCCGATGGAAAAAAACTTGCGCTCAATATCATCCGTAAACACAGGCTGTGGGAGTTCTTTCTTGTAGAAAAATTACAATTCAACTGGGATGCGGTGCATGATATTGCCGAAGAACTGGAGCATGTGAGCAGTCCTGAACTCATTGAACGCCTTGATGCATTCCTGGGCTTCCCGAAAGCTGACCCTCACGGTGATCCCATTCCCGATAGTAAAGGCCGCATGGCTAGTATCAACAATATGAACCTGCAGCAATTACCGGAATCACAACCGGCGATTGTTACAGGCGTTGGCGATCAAAGCAGCAGTTTGTTGGAGCTGCTTCGTCAAAAAAACATAGGCATAGGAACTAAACTCGAAATAAAACAACGCCATGCATTTGATGGCTCAGTAGAGATCAAATTACGCAATCAGCCCTTGATCAATCTCAGCGAACAATTAGCTAAAAATATATTCGTAAAAACAATCTGA
- a CDS encoding response regulator: MLQEVEILLVEDNMADAELTIRALNRAKIANSILHLKDGAEALDYFFGKGIYSGRDLTKLPKVILLDIKMPKVDGIEVLRQLKASEHTKFIPVVIMTSSNEESDIFSSYQLGVNSYVVKPVGFEDFAKAVGELGLYWMLLNKSVNKL; the protein is encoded by the coding sequence ATGTTACAGGAAGTGGAAATATTACTGGTAGAAGATAATATGGCTGATGCAGAGTTAACCATCAGGGCACTTAATAGGGCTAAGATCGCAAACAGTATTCTGCATTTGAAAGACGGAGCAGAAGCGCTTGATTATTTCTTCGGGAAAGGTATTTATTCCGGAAGGGATCTTACTAAATTACCTAAGGTTATATTGCTGGATATAAAAATGCCAAAGGTTGATGGTATTGAAGTGCTGCGTCAACTCAAGGCCAGTGAGCACACGAAGTTTATTCCTGTTGTTATTATGACCTCCTCAAACGAAGAGAGCGATATTTTTTCAAGCTACCAGCTTGGTGTAAACAGCTATGTGGTAAAGCCGGTTGGGTTTGAAGATTTTGCAAAAGCGGTTGGAGAACTGGGGTTGTATTGGATGTTGTTGAATAAGTCGGTCAACAAGTTGTAA
- a CDS encoding 3-keto-disaccharide hydrolase: MKSTSMIGLLTVSLFSFSVSVAQQKPYVSTPPPTSPMPMRPEMTEIWEPEVKVITPGKKAGEASSDAIVLFDGKNLDQWVSQRDKTKAPAWKIINNDYFEVVPGTGGIETKLPFGDCQLHIEWSAPDEVEAGGQNRGNSGVFFQNRYELQILDSYNNRTYRNGQAGSIYKDHAPLVNVMRSPAEWNTYDIIYTAPRFKANGDLDAPARITVLHNGVLVQNNVTITGLTNYIGLHNYPSAHGEDVIALQDHSCKTQYRNIWIRRL, from the coding sequence ATGAAATCTACTAGCATGATTGGTCTGTTGACCGTTTCTCTTTTTTCTTTTTCCGTGTCAGTGGCACAACAAAAACCTTATGTAAGTACGCCACCTCCCACATCGCCTATGCCTATGAGACCAGAGATGACAGAGATTTGGGAACCCGAGGTAAAAGTAATTACGCCGGGGAAAAAAGCCGGGGAAGCATCATCAGATGCAATTGTTTTGTTTGACGGCAAAAATCTTGATCAATGGGTTAGCCAGCGGGATAAAACAAAAGCACCAGCATGGAAGATCATTAATAATGATTACTTTGAAGTAGTACCCGGCACCGGTGGCATTGAAACCAAACTTCCTTTTGGTGATTGCCAGTTACACATTGAATGGAGTGCACCCGACGAAGTAGAAGCTGGTGGACAAAACCGGGGCAACAGTGGTGTGTTTTTCCAAAACCGTTATGAATTGCAGATACTAGACTCCTATAACAATCGGACATATCGTAACGGACAGGCAGGAAGTATTTATAAAGATCATGCGCCGTTGGTGAATGTAATGCGCAGTCCTGCAGAATGGAATACCTACGATATCATTTATACAGCGCCACGTTTCAAAGCAAATGGCGACCTGGATGCTCCTGCAAGAATCACCGTGCTGCACAATGGTGTCCTTGTTCAGAACAATGTAACGATCACCGGACTTACTAATTATATTGGCTTACACAATTACCCCTCTGCGCATGGTGAAGATGTAATTGCTTTACAGGATCATAGCTGTAAAACACAATACCGCAATATCTGGATCAGGAGATTATAA
- a CDS encoding ZIP family metal transporter, translating into MMESLVNFFSEIHPVWAALIATTFTWLVTAAGASLVFFFKTLDRGVLDPMLGFTGGVMVAASFWSLLNPAIEISEKLYPGYSWMPAAVGFLLGALFIFFLDKVTPHLHLNFGLSETEGIRTKLHKTTLLILAITLHNIPEGLAVGVLFGAAALGMEDTSITGAIALAIGIGLQNFPEGLAVSMPLRRQGVTRLRSFWYGQLSAIVEPVAGVIGALAVIYMQPVLPFALAFAAGAMIFVVVEEVIPETQRDKYTDRSTLAFIGGFLVMMILDVALG; encoded by the coding sequence ATGATGGAATCGCTTGTAAATTTTTTCTCAGAGATACACCCGGTGTGGGCGGCCCTTATTGCTACCACTTTCACATGGTTGGTAACTGCCGCAGGTGCATCTCTCGTTTTCTTTTTCAAAACGCTGGATCGTGGTGTATTAGATCCAATGCTTGGCTTTACAGGAGGAGTAATGGTAGCCGCCAGCTTCTGGAGTCTGCTTAATCCAGCCATTGAAATTTCTGAAAAACTTTATCCCGGCTATAGCTGGATGCCTGCTGCTGTGGGTTTTTTACTCGGGGCACTTTTTATTTTTTTCCTCGACAAAGTAACACCCCATCTGCATCTCAATTTTGGTTTGTCAGAAACAGAAGGCATACGCACCAAACTACATAAAACAACATTACTTATTCTCGCCATTACTCTTCACAACATACCGGAAGGATTAGCTGTAGGTGTGTTGTTTGGAGCTGCTGCACTGGGCATGGAAGACACATCCATCACCGGTGCCATTGCGCTGGCCATTGGTATTGGTTTACAAAATTTCCCTGAGGGCCTGGCAGTATCGATGCCTTTACGGCGCCAAGGTGTTACACGCCTGCGCAGTTTTTGGTACGGACAATTATCTGCTATTGTTGAACCGGTAGCAGGTGTTATTGGAGCACTTGCAGTTATTTATATGCAGCCCGTGTTGCCATTCGCCTTGGCTTTTGCTGCAGGTGCTATGATCTTTGTTGTAGTTGAAGAAGTGATTCCTGAAACACAACGTGATAAATACACCGATCGTTCAACACTTGCTTTCATTGGCGGATTTTTAGTGATGATGATCCTGGATGTAGCGCTGGGATAG
- a CDS encoding CsbD family protein: MDKLELKGKWNEWKGKLKQQYAELTDDDLTYEDGKEDEMWGKIQTKTGKAKDDLVKWLKDLG, translated from the coding sequence ATGGACAAGTTAGAATTAAAAGGAAAATGGAATGAGTGGAAAGGCAAACTAAAACAGCAATATGCTGAGTTAACTGATGATGATCTTACTTACGAAGATGGAAAAGAAGATGAGATGTGGGGAAAAATTCAAACAAAAACCGGCAAGGCCAAAGATGATTTAGTGAAGTGGTTAAAAGATCTTGGTTAA
- a CDS encoding sensor histidine kinase — MKTRFEIQEQVFQQIGKELHDNVGQLLSTSRMLIGLTERELQNPPDTLLTANATLGQAINEIRSLAKSLDKEWLERFSFSENIQTLIERINAGKTIEVDYLQTVELPLRSDEQIILFRIVQEAIQNAVKHAAPTHMRIAVEPEENNYRITVSDDGRGFDVNAVAKSMGLANMQHRVQLLQGTIQFNSIKDAGTTVAIRLPVNTNNA; from the coding sequence ATGAAAACCCGTTTCGAAATACAAGAGCAGGTTTTTCAGCAAATAGGGAAAGAACTGCACGATAATGTAGGGCAGTTGTTAAGCACTTCCCGTATGCTCATTGGTTTAACCGAACGGGAATTGCAAAACCCTCCTGATACCTTGTTAACGGCAAATGCCACACTTGGTCAGGCAATCAATGAAATCCGTTCATTGGCAAAATCGCTGGATAAGGAGTGGCTGGAGCGTTTCAGTTTTTCAGAAAATATTCAAACCTTGATCGAGCGTATCAACGCCGGTAAAACTATTGAGGTTGATTATTTGCAAACCGTTGAATTACCGCTGCGCAGTGATGAACAGATCATCCTGTTCCGTATTGTGCAGGAGGCAATACAAAATGCAGTGAAACATGCAGCACCCACACATATGCGTATTGCTGTTGAGCCGGAAGAGAACAACTATCGTATTACGGTTAGTGACGACGGCAGAGGTTTTGATGTAAATGCTGTTGCGAAAAGTATGGGGCTTGCCAATATGCAACACCGTGTGCAATTGCTGCAGGGAACCATTCAATTTAATTCTATTAAGGATGCAGGAACTACTGTTGCCATCCGTTTACCTGTAAACACAAATAACGCATGA
- a CDS encoding redoxin domain-containing protein, translated as MLYRKLVPTLLLAFSITLLQAQSTTGLPKAVLINKTGNSVSTASISDFDNPVIVLTYSEAWCTPCVQLITDLDNNYSTLGTTSNVKIVAVNVDKSLTSSEVFSKANRWKNVEVLFDKSQQLMQAMYTTKAPVIFFMDDNQQVIYTHTAYTLDIKKAYKLAGQIKRKEIQAKKVFYDKDWFPAAEADALYYRLISKKDDNNWVVNDYYKNGRLQMSGEATLPFPLVRRGKYQYYYEDGKLSSESNYSENVLNGRTLGYYNTGELQYEYTYAYGKLEGKWTKYHANGKTANVGTYTGGFATGIFYHYYESGKKRKETNWANGKMHGKCTGWYENGKLKFEALFENGEMSSTVDPKYFHENGKSAIETKVTDGNKTVKYIDAKGIPFLEMQETGNLFELTQFYSNGELLMKATMKDESTVNGKYIAWYENGQKKFEATFFNNEPSGKAMSWYENGTPKEKLDYTTNTKEYFDKQGNKVASIPDPVLKVGKGERLNTKLITDNIYAIEDAIKNEGKE; from the coding sequence ATGTTGTACCGAAAACTCGTACCTACTCTCCTGCTCGCTTTTTCAATTACATTACTGCAGGCACAATCAACAACAGGTTTACCCAAAGCTGTATTGATAAATAAAACAGGCAACAGTGTAAGCACAGCCTCTATTTCAGATTTCGACAACCCTGTTATTGTACTCACCTATTCGGAAGCATGGTGCACGCCCTGCGTACAACTTATTACCGATCTTGATAATAATTACAGCACGCTTGGCACAACATCAAACGTAAAAATAGTGGCGGTGAATGTTGATAAAAGTTTAACCTCAAGCGAAGTATTCTCCAAAGCAAACCGTTGGAAAAATGTGGAAGTATTATTCGACAAATCGCAGCAACTGATGCAGGCAATGTACACCACCAAAGCACCGGTGATCTTTTTTATGGATGACAACCAGCAGGTGATCTATACACATACCGCTTACACTCTCGATATAAAGAAAGCATACAAACTGGCCGGTCAAATCAAACGAAAAGAAATACAGGCAAAAAAAGTATTTTATGATAAAGACTGGTTTCCTGCTGCAGAAGCAGATGCATTGTATTACCGTCTTATTTCTAAGAAAGACGACAATAACTGGGTGGTTAACGACTATTATAAAAATGGCCGTTTGCAGATGAGCGGAGAAGCAACACTTCCCTTTCCGTTAGTACGCAGGGGAAAATACCAATACTACTACGAGGATGGCAAACTATCAAGCGAGTCGAACTACAGCGAAAATGTTTTGAATGGCCGCACACTGGGTTATTACAATACAGGCGAATTGCAGTATGAGTATACTTATGCTTACGGGAAACTTGAAGGTAAGTGGACAAAATATCATGCAAACGGAAAAACTGCCAATGTTGGCACGTATACAGGTGGTTTTGCAACAGGCATATTCTATCATTATTATGAATCAGGTAAAAAAAGAAAAGAAACAAACTGGGCAAACGGAAAAATGCACGGCAAATGCACAGGTTGGTACGAAAACGGCAAGCTTAAATTCGAAGCACTTTTTGAAAATGGTGAAATGAGCAGCACTGTTGATCCCAAATATTTTCATGAAAATGGCAAATCGGCTATTGAAACGAAAGTGACAGATGGCAACAAGACAGTGAAGTATATTGATGCCAAGGGCATACCGTTTTTAGAAATGCAGGAAACGGGAAATCTATTTGAGCTCACTCAATTCTACAGCAATGGAGAATTGTTAATGAAGGCAACAATGAAAGACGAGAGCACGGTTAACGGTAAATATATAGCCTGGTATGAAAACGGGCAGAAGAAGTTTGAAGCAACTTTTTTCAACAATGAACCAAGTGGCAAAGCGATGAGCTGGTACGAGAACGGTACCCCTAAAGAAAAACTTGATTACACGACCAATACAAAAGAGTACTTCGATAAACAGGGAAATAAAGTTGCTTCGATCCCTGATCCTGTGTTGAAAGTAGGAAAAGGAGAACGACTCAACACAAAACTCATTACCGATAATATTTATGCTATTGAAGACGCTATTAAGAATGAGGGAAAAGAATAG
- a CDS encoding hybrid sensor histidine kinase/response regulator, protein MKKVLHIAHIEDLDSDAELVAYVLKKGGINCVISRAINRQQFEELLAYSRPDLILSDHSLPSFNSQEALQISQRFDATIPFILITSTVSEDYAVQIMKQGASDYILKDRMQRLPNAVTAAMDKYEAETALARQRIIQEKLLVRTGIRAQEKVRNEIGIELHDNINQILAASKLFLDKALKQTTEQEDLLVRCKDHLVNAIEEIRRLSHQIVTPSLESISLCQIIRDLVEDVHQSSSLQISFTANDFDEEHVGRDLKLTIYRIVQEQLNNILKHSEAGNAYIKIYPDAESLILLIGDDGKGANLDEKGSGIGLNNIKNRVDYFDGELNIQTSPGKGFTLKAKIPVTELSELAVE, encoded by the coding sequence ATGAAAAAGGTATTGCACATTGCACACATTGAGGATCTTGATTCTGATGCAGAATTGGTAGCGTATGTGTTGAAAAAAGGAGGCATTAATTGTGTAATAAGCAGGGCTATAAACCGGCAACAGTTTGAAGAATTGCTTGCCTATAGCAGACCCGATCTTATTCTTAGTGATCATTCACTTCCATCGTTTAATTCGCAGGAAGCATTACAGATCTCGCAAAGGTTTGATGCTACCATTCCGTTTATTCTTATCACTTCAACTGTTTCAGAAGATTATGCGGTGCAGATCATGAAACAGGGTGCCTCTGATTATATTTTAAAAGACAGGATGCAGCGGTTACCCAATGCCGTTACAGCAGCCATGGACAAGTATGAAGCAGAAACAGCATTGGCCAGGCAACGTATTATACAGGAAAAACTGCTGGTACGCACAGGCATCAGGGCACAGGAAAAAGTACGGAATGAAATTGGTATTGAACTGCACGATAATATTAACCAGATACTGGCAGCTTCAAAACTTTTCCTTGATAAGGCACTGAAGCAAACCACTGAGCAGGAAGACTTGCTTGTGCGTTGCAAGGATCATCTTGTTAATGCCATTGAAGAGATCAGGCGTTTATCGCACCAGATCGTTACACCTTCGCTTGAAAGCATCAGCTTGTGCCAGATTATACGTGATCTTGTTGAAGATGTGCATCAAAGTTCGTCGCTGCAAATAAGTTTTACAGCCAATGATTTTGATGAAGAGCATGTAGGAAGGGATCTAAAACTAACTATCTATAGAATTGTGCAGGAACAGTTGAATAATATTCTGAAGCATAGCGAAGCTGGCAATGCGTACATAAAAATTTATCCGGATGCAGAATCACTTATCCTGTTGATAGGTGATGATGGCAAAGGTGCTAACCTCGATGAAAAGGGGAGTGGTATTGGTCTCAATAATATTAAAAACAGGGTAGATTATTTTGATGGTGAACTGAATATTCAAACCTCTCCGGGCAAAGGGTTTACGTTGAAAGCAAAAATACCGGTTACTGAGCTGTCAGAATTGGCTGTGGAATAA